A portion of the Micromonospora vinacea genome contains these proteins:
- a CDS encoding MFS transporter yields the protein MSRSTAAGRAPLWRDRTFGTYWIAQSLSAAGDSFAYLAVPLLVLQATGSVAQMGLLTAVAGAASVVAGIFGGVLVDRYDRRTLMIVADLTRLLLYALVPLAWLAGPQVWLLFVVLPICEAAGMVFQVAAVTAVRNLVDRDRITEANGRLQATYAAAAVLGPLLAGVVAARFGPATAIAVNAASFALSAAGLWLIRLRPVQADEGVVRQRPLAEFLAGARFLWRQPVLRALTVLLSVFIFLTYGFVDVLIYHVTHDLGGSEGTVGTVLGLAALGTVAGALLVAPLRRRRGFGATWIGAHAICGFAVAGVGIATSVPAVTALTAVYLCCLSVGGICSMSLRQEITPDHLLGRVTSAFWSTHYALGPAGAVVLTWAAGRYGAQAVTLAAGAGCLLVAVGGLFTPIRRAGAESAAGQPGLRPAPAGG from the coding sequence GTGAGCCGATCTACCGCCGCCGGTCGGGCTCCGCTCTGGCGGGACCGGACCTTCGGCACGTACTGGATCGCGCAGTCACTCTCGGCGGCGGGCGACTCGTTCGCCTACCTGGCGGTGCCGCTGCTGGTGCTCCAGGCGACCGGGTCGGTGGCGCAGATGGGTCTGCTCACCGCCGTCGCGGGTGCGGCGTCCGTCGTCGCCGGGATCTTCGGCGGGGTGCTTGTCGACCGGTACGACCGTCGCACCCTGATGATCGTGGCCGACCTGACCCGGCTGCTGCTCTACGCCCTGGTGCCACTGGCGTGGCTCGCCGGCCCGCAGGTCTGGCTGCTCTTCGTCGTGCTGCCGATCTGCGAGGCGGCCGGCATGGTGTTCCAGGTCGCCGCGGTGACCGCGGTCCGCAACCTCGTCGACCGGGACCGGATCACCGAGGCCAACGGTCGGTTGCAGGCGACGTACGCGGCGGCGGCCGTCCTCGGGCCACTGCTCGCCGGTGTGGTGGCGGCCCGCTTCGGCCCGGCCACCGCCATCGCCGTCAACGCGGCGAGCTTCGCGCTCTCGGCGGCCGGCCTGTGGCTTATCCGACTGCGCCCCGTCCAGGCGGACGAGGGGGTGGTTCGGCAACGCCCGCTTGCCGAGTTCCTGGCCGGGGCGCGGTTCCTGTGGCGTCAGCCCGTGCTGCGCGCGCTGACCGTCCTGTTGTCGGTCTTCATCTTCCTCACCTACGGCTTCGTCGACGTGTTGATCTACCACGTCACGCACGACCTCGGCGGCTCGGAGGGCACCGTCGGCACTGTGCTCGGCCTGGCGGCGCTGGGCACTGTCGCCGGTGCGCTGCTGGTGGCCCCACTGCGCCGCCGGCGCGGCTTCGGCGCCACCTGGATCGGCGCGCACGCGATCTGCGGCTTCGCCGTCGCGGGGGTCGGCATCGCCACGAGCGTGCCCGCGGTCACCGCGCTGACCGCGGTGTACCTGTGCTGTCTCAGCGTCGGTGGGATCTGTTCGATGTCCCTGCGGCAGGAGATCACCCCCGATCACCTGCTGGGCCGGGTCACGTCGGCGTTCTGGAGCACGCACTACGCCCTCGGGCCGGCCGGCGCTGTGGTGCTGACCTGGGCCGCCGGCCGGTACGGTGCGCAGGCGGTCACGCTCGCGGCGGGCGCGGGTTGCCTGCTGGTCGCGGTCGGCGGCCTCTTCACCCCGATCCGCCGCGCCGGCGCGGAGTCAGCCGCCGGACAGCCCGGGCTGCGCCCGGCCCCAGCCGGCGGTTGA